A single genomic interval of Chloroflexota bacterium harbors:
- a CDS encoding helix-turn-helix domain containing protein: MALYVRELSESEELQLRQWLSSGDRELEHRARIILLSSEGYRVPEIGPMTRSHPANLRKWIRRFNDRGCAGLLTKRSGGPRPRFSSTQREQIVSLAQQNPRELGLNFSRWTLHRLAAEAKKRGIVDNISHESVRQILLRAGLYSHARKHREAA; encoded by the coding sequence ATGGCTCTTTACGTGCGAGAGCTGAGCGAGTCCGAGGAATTGCAGTTGCGCCAATGGCTCTCGAGCGGGGACCGGGAACTGGAGCACCGGGCGCGAATTATCTTGCTCTCCAGCGAGGGCTACCGGGTGCCGGAGATTGGCCCGATGACCCGTTCGCATCCCGCCAACCTCCGCAAATGGATTCGCCGCTTCAATGACCGGGGATGTGCGGGCCTACTAACTAAGAGATCTGGTGGTCCTCGCCCGCGTTTTTCCTCTACACAGCGTGAACAGATTGTCTCTTTAGCACAACAGAATCCACGTGAGTTGGGCCTGAATTTCAGCCGCTGGACATTACACCGGCTGGCTGCGGAAGCCAAGAAACGCGGCATCGTGGATAATATCAGCCATGAATCCGTGCGGCAGATCTTGTTAAGGGCTGGTCTCTACAGCCATGCGCGGAAGCACAGGGAAGCGGCTTAA
- a CDS encoding cobalamin B12-binding domain-containing protein, which yields MANSYPPLGLGYLAAVLEKAGHQVAIFDFGLNPRSSVDEDLAQIASFHPHLVGFTSMTNVYHSAADLARWVKRALGCPIVFGGPHATVYPLRVLAEPFVDYVVYGEGEETLLELVSALEGKGPDIEDIRGLCYKANSELRQNPARPLLTDLDALPFPARHLFEIERYGLYTPDGERMITVLSSRGCPFNCSYCFKGIVGRTYRQRSPQNIIAELRHVMAEYNVHNFYFIDDLFTIDSRRLEAFTQRVIEEGLEIRWQCLGRVDRVKPELLRKMYQAGCRQIHYGIESGNQRILDEVGKGITLEQVRQAVTWTEQAGIAAKGYFMLGLPGDTVETIEQTIAFAASLDLKEAMFSITTPFPGTRLWDELVRKRPETEFNQDFSRAYYYTNYEDEVAPFLNVSEVPDTTLGHMVKVAHSHFQEAKRRRVYRRAFGRFWGDVLWYLSRLPGVRALGRRMLGLPFFDAFRQMRRGRAKTWA from the coding sequence ATGGCCAATAGTTACCCACCGCTAGGTTTGGGCTACTTGGCAGCCGTCCTGGAAAAGGCTGGTCACCAGGTGGCTATATTTGATTTCGGCCTGAACCCACGTTCGTCCGTGGATGAGGACCTGGCACAAATAGCCTCTTTTCACCCTCATCTGGTGGGTTTTACCTCTATGACAAATGTATATCACAGTGCCGCAGATCTGGCGAGGTGGGTGAAGAGGGCCTTGGGTTGTCCCATTGTCTTTGGTGGCCCCCACGCCACGGTCTACCCTCTGCGCGTATTAGCCGAGCCGTTTGTGGATTATGTGGTCTACGGTGAAGGGGAGGAGACGCTCTTAGAACTGGTGAGCGCGCTGGAGGGAAAAGGCCCGGACATCGAAGACATCCGCGGTCTTTGCTACAAAGCCAACAGCGAACTGCGTCAGAATCCTGCGCGCCCACTCCTGACCGATCTCGATGCCTTGCCTTTCCCGGCGCGGCATTTGTTCGAAATAGAGCGATATGGGCTATACACCCCAGATGGGGAGCGTATGATCACCGTTCTTTCCAGTCGTGGCTGTCCTTTCAATTGTTCCTACTGTTTCAAGGGTATTGTGGGTCGGACATATCGCCAGCGTAGCCCACAGAACATCATTGCCGAGTTGCGCCACGTGATGGCTGAGTATAACGTTCACAACTTCTACTTCATAGATGACCTGTTCACTATTGATAGCCGTCGCCTGGAAGCCTTTACGCAGAGGGTGATTGAGGAGGGGCTCGAGATACGCTGGCAGTGTCTGGGACGTGTGGACCGGGTGAAACCGGAGTTGTTGCGGAAAATGTACCAGGCTGGCTGTCGCCAGATCCATTACGGCATCGAATCTGGCAATCAGCGCATCTTGGATGAGGTGGGTAAAGGCATCACATTAGAGCAAGTTCGCCAAGCAGTCACATGGACTGAGCAGGCTGGCATCGCTGCAAAGGGGTACTTTATGTTGGGTTTGCCAGGCGACACGGTGGAAACCATTGAGCAGACCATCGCTTTCGCTGCCAGTCTCGACCTAAAGGAAGCGATGTTCAGCATTACTACACCATTCCCTGGCACACGGCTGTGGGATGAACTGGTGCGGAAGCGTCCTGAGACGGAGTTCAATCAGGATTTCAGCCGCGCTTATTATTACACAAATTACGAAGATGAGGTCGCGCCCTTCCTGAATGTGTCTGAGGTGCCCGATACTACATTGGGCCACATGGTGAAAGTGGCTCACTCCCATTTTCAAGAGGCCAAGCGCCGGCGGGTATATCGACGCGCTTTCGGTCGTTTTTGGGGCGATGTGCTCTGGTACTTGAGCCGGTTGCCGGGCGTGCGGGCGCTTGGACGGCGAATGTTGGGGTTGCCCTTTTTCGATGCGTTTCGCCAGATGCGGCGCGGGAGGGCTAAGACATGGGCTTGA
- a CDS encoding radical SAM protein, giving the protein MGLMEKINRRAQRYRYKGKMLASWVSYRTGQLHPWTYPDRMYLESTNACNLSCIMCPTGLRLMERPKGMMDYDLFTRIVDEMAPHVSTTTLHIWGEPLLHPRIYDMMRYCRERGLHAEISTNATRLDEEASRKILDAGLGAIYLCLDGVKPETYERIRRAADFERTRTNIERFVRMRHEYGDGPRVNVQIIEFKPTMEEVAEFVRTWSIPGVDRVHVKAFDSWGNQVSKISELRAGGLEDLPPRYHCPNLWYHVHIYWDGTLVCCDRDFDAKYPLGNVKDGVMRAWRDGERMVGLRHKHLTGDLDDVPSCRGCVEWAWWRPKPFAAHGNAPQR; this is encoded by the coding sequence ATGGGCTTGATGGAGAAGATAAACCGCCGCGCGCAGCGCTATCGCTATAAGGGGAAAATGTTGGCCAGTTGGGTTTCTTACCGGACCGGTCAACTCCATCCCTGGACCTACCCTGATCGCATGTATCTGGAGTCCACCAATGCTTGTAACCTCTCGTGCATTATGTGTCCGACGGGTCTCAGGCTTATGGAACGGCCTAAGGGGATGATGGACTACGACCTGTTCACACGCATTGTGGATGAGATGGCCCCCCACGTTTCGACGACCACACTCCATATCTGGGGTGAGCCGCTCCTACACCCCCGTATCTACGATATGATGCGATACTGCCGCGAACGGGGGTTACACGCCGAGATCTCAACCAATGCAACTCGTCTGGATGAGGAGGCAAGTCGTAAGATACTGGATGCGGGTCTGGGGGCGATTTATCTTTGCCTGGATGGAGTGAAACCCGAAACCTATGAGCGAATTCGCCGCGCCGCTGACTTCGAGCGCACTCGAACGAATATCGAGCGATTTGTCCGGATGCGCCATGAGTATGGCGATGGACCCCGCGTCAACGTCCAAATCATTGAGTTCAAACCCACGATGGAGGAAGTGGCCGAATTCGTGCGTACCTGGTCCATTCCGGGCGTGGACCGGGTGCACGTCAAAGCATTTGATTCCTGGGGTAACCAGGTATCCAAGATCAGCGAGTTACGGGCCGGCGGGCTGGAGGACCTTCCCCCTCGCTATCACTGCCCGAACCTTTGGTATCACGTGCACATTTATTGGGATGGCACGCTGGTTTGCTGTGACCGCGATTTTGATGCCAAATATCCGCTTGGTAATGTGAAGGATGGCGTCATGCGGGCGTGGAGAGATGGGGAACGGATGGTTGGCCTGCGACACAAACACTTGACTGGTGACCTGGATGATGTGCCCTCTTGCCGCGGGTGTGTCGAGTGGGCCTGGTGGCGGCCAAAACCCTTTGCTGCCCATGGTAATGCGCCCCAACGGTAG
- a CDS encoding glycosyltransferase family 39 protein — MNGSTQYGDHPSRMGWDEWVVFVLIVLVSTILRFYRLGVESIWLDEATSILIAQHSIPGVMAWAAGDIHPPLYYLILHFWLVAGTSEYAVRALSAVAGIVTVAVTYRLSSALFGWKTGAIAALLLAIAPMHVWYSQEVRMYALVTMFTVMATYGLARGLQTDKRRFWLFYLICTTLALYTHYYALFVLVFQNLYMLKLWLQGKRGQLVRHWIGAQIGALALFAPWVPVMFGQVVSGGGGWVERAVGQPSVRQLLSTFVVYTVGVTGADFPKWLLYASCVLFGLVLLFGVYSAVARSRAENAKEAEALLFIALYLLVPLGLAWAISQIKPLYALRYLLPFLPPYTIAVAYGASRVRHAVLRLGLIGLLLAAPAVSDYSLYSYQQNPDWRSVAAHITKAAAPGDVVVFDPRWNAKPFDYYAKQAVPVSLDLPIPLRESDVAPALAGVTTKYQRLWLVWDPVHYSDPQGWVREYLDARYSRLDEREYRGVGEVILYDLRGTSSS; from the coding sequence ATGAATGGCTCGACACAGTACGGGGATCACCCATCGCGAATGGGTTGGGATGAGTGGGTAGTTTTCGTTCTGATCGTTCTGGTCAGCACAATCTTGCGCTTCTACCGGCTTGGGGTGGAGAGCATCTGGCTGGATGAGGCCACTAGTATTCTCATTGCCCAACACAGCATCCCAGGAGTGATGGCGTGGGCGGCGGGTGACATCCACCCGCCCCTGTACTATCTGATCCTGCACTTTTGGTTGGTTGCAGGGACAAGCGAGTATGCAGTACGCGCCTTGTCTGCTGTGGCTGGAATTGTTACAGTGGCCGTTACTTACAGGCTGAGTAGTGCGCTATTCGGTTGGAAGACAGGGGCCATTGCTGCGTTGCTGCTAGCCATCGCGCCAATGCATGTTTGGTACTCCCAAGAAGTGCGGATGTATGCGTTGGTCACAATGTTCACTGTGATGGCGACTTATGGCCTGGCACGTGGTTTGCAAACAGACAAACGGCGCTTCTGGTTGTTCTATTTAATCTGTACAACTTTGGCTCTCTACACCCACTATTACGCTTTGTTCGTTCTTGTCTTTCAGAACCTTTACATGCTGAAACTGTGGCTGCAGGGGAAGCGCGGCCAATTAGTTCGACATTGGATAGGGGCGCAAATTGGGGCCTTGGCGCTATTTGCACCGTGGGTGCCCGTGATGTTTGGGCAGGTTGTGTCTGGTGGCGGTGGCTGGGTGGAGCGGGCGGTAGGGCAACCCTCTGTTCGACAGTTGCTGAGCACATTTGTGGTATATACGGTTGGTGTAACAGGGGCGGATTTCCCAAAATGGTTGCTCTATGCTTCGTGTGTTCTCTTTGGTCTGGTGTTGCTTTTTGGTGTTTACTCTGCCGTTGCTCGCTCCAGAGCGGAGAATGCTAAAGAGGCCGAGGCGCTGTTGTTCATTGCACTGTATCTCTTGGTGCCACTGGGCCTGGCATGGGCGATTTCACAAATCAAGCCTCTGTATGCCTTGCGCTACTTGCTACCATTTCTGCCGCCCTATACCATTGCTGTGGCTTACGGTGCATCTCGGGTGCGCCACGCAGTTCTTCGTCTGGGGTTGATAGGCTTATTGCTTGCTGCGCCCGCGGTGAGTGATTACTCGCTGTATTCGTACCAGCAAAACCCAGATTGGCGAAGTGTGGCCGCCCATATTACCAAAGCCGCAGCACCAGGTGATGTCGTTGTCTTTGACCCGCGTTGGAATGCCAAACCGTTCGACTACTACGCCAAACAGGCAGTGCCGGTGAGCCTGGATTTGCCGATCCCATTGCGCGAGAGCGACGTGGCACCCGCACTGGCTGGAGTTACAACCAAGTACCAGCGGCTGTGGTTGGTATGGGATCCAGTACATTATAGCGATCCCCAGGGCTGGGTGCGTGAGTACTTGGACGCTCGTTATTCGCGTCTGGACGAGCGTGAATACCGTGGTGTTGGGGAGGTTATCCTGTATGATCTGCGAGGGACGTCCTCCTCGTAG
- a CDS encoding glycosyltransferase family 39 protein codes for MTVCERGDGNRRKTIVALLGILLLAAVLRLGGLASESLWYDEAYSVWVARHDLAWQIAMSIERIYPPTYYLLLHIWMFLGDSEFVVRALSAVLGIVSVALIYILGQALFDSETGLVGAFLLAIAPLHIWYSQEARMYILVALLLSVGNWALWRAVHASERRYWALYAVTIGLAFSAHYHAVFILTAHNLYMIARSLIRGKWCEWRPWLVTQGAALALAAVGLAGIFSEEATLWWGELTKRYSVSWVDLIRTAAEFTYGLTFTGGRIAYWGGLALTGACCMVALVSARHRGAISGADWPVDEGTVYCLFLAVVPVLAVWVVSLWKSFYVLRYLFPFMPPYLLLVARGARLLRSPFLQAFALIAMVVLLATPLINIYILPQKEDWRAAVAYVSEREEPGDWIYFVDYSLWIPFDYYYQGRAHESGLSRWVTDYERIGQQADEMAADASRVWLVQSHLDKYAVEEYLLRDPRFLPVERVEFLGIRVVLFEVL; via the coding sequence ATGACTGTCTGTGAACGAGGTGATGGTAATCGCAGAAAGACTATCGTGGCGCTGCTTGGCATCCTATTGCTTGCGGCGGTGCTACGTTTGGGTGGACTCGCCTCAGAGAGTCTTTGGTACGACGAGGCCTATAGCGTCTGGGTAGCCCGACACGATCTGGCTTGGCAGATTGCTATGAGCATCGAGCGCATCTATCCGCCGACCTATTACTTGCTTTTGCATATCTGGATGTTCCTTGGCGATAGCGAGTTCGTGGTCCGCGCTCTCTCGGCGGTCTTAGGGATAGTTTCAGTTGCCCTGATCTACATATTGGGACAGGCGCTGTTTGATAGCGAGACTGGTCTTGTTGGTGCGTTCTTGCTTGCTATTGCGCCCCTGCATATATGGTATTCTCAAGAGGCGCGTATGTACATTCTGGTGGCATTGTTGCTCTCGGTCGGGAATTGGGCGCTCTGGCGGGCAGTGCACGCAAGTGAGCGGCGCTATTGGGCTCTTTACGCTGTTACAATAGGGCTGGCTTTCAGCGCACATTACCACGCTGTTTTCATTCTCACGGCGCATAATCTGTACATGATAGCGCGCTCTCTGATCCGTGGTAAATGGTGCGAGTGGCGGCCCTGGCTGGTGACCCAAGGGGCAGCGTTGGCGCTGGCTGCGGTGGGTTTAGCGGGCATATTCAGCGAAGAGGCCACCTTGTGGTGGGGTGAGTTAACCAAGCGGTATAGTGTGTCCTGGGTGGACCTTATCCGTACCGCTGCTGAATTCACCTATGGACTTACTTTCACTGGTGGAAGAATTGCCTATTGGGGCGGTCTGGCGCTCACTGGGGCATGTTGCATGGTGGCGTTGGTCAGTGCACGGCATCGAGGTGCGATTTCGGGTGCTGATTGGCCAGTAGATGAGGGAACGGTTTACTGCTTGTTCCTCGCGGTCGTGCCCGTGTTGGCGGTGTGGGTGGTATCTCTGTGGAAATCGTTCTATGTATTGCGGTATCTGTTCCCGTTCATGCCCCCATATCTACTCTTGGTGGCGCGAGGAGCGCGCTTGCTGCGGTCCCCGTTTCTTCAGGCGTTCGCCTTAATCGCGATGGTGGTGCTGCTGGCCACGCCGCTAATCAACATCTATATCCTCCCACAGAAAGAGGACTGGCGGGCAGCAGTAGCATATGTAAGCGAGCGCGAGGAACCTGGTGACTGGATTTATTTTGTGGATTATTCGCTTTGGATACCATTTGACTACTACTATCAGGGCAGAGCCCATGAATCTGGCCTCAGTCGCTGGGTCACAGATTACGAACGCATTGGACAACAGGCCGATGAGATGGCCGCAGACGCATCGCGGGTGTGGCTGGTGCAAAGTCATCTGGACAAATACGCAGTGGAAGAATATCTGTTGCGTGATCCGCGTTTCCTCCCGGTAGAGAGGGTGGAATTTTTGGGCATTCGGGTGGTGCTTTTCGAAGTGCTATGA
- a CDS encoding glycosyltransferase family 39 protein translates to MMLRRNWAQHIGLFLAVIGVILALLLVNGHLMLAGDNATYIVLGQSLALGKGYRLISDPREPLMALYPFGYPLLLAAVLRLTGNTQDLLAAIVPMKLLSIAFFGGSLVLLYDLLQKEGHWLATLVTLLTAANPYMLGFATEVQTEITFFFLSLLALWLYEKQYASGPSYRWLAMVAVVLGASCYIRSLGLTLAVALGLALLLRRSFREAMTLLAISTGLVLPWVLYGMSLPSTGTHVALGRSYLSIYLAGDPYGTFGLTPGFVVERLTQNLYLYGVEILPYMIFPHLQSMLRWEAMRSVLPFLAAGISLLPVVGLIRRWRSGARAMECYFALFVLSTIAYLWAQGRLLVPALPLILYYTLQGLEGVLSLGQALLRGRVREGAILLTAVLLLSALVVDGRRIARNIGENIHLSTLEYYDRDAPQWSNYLRAIYWIDGVAPRDVHVMCRKADIVYLLTGRQALEYPYVPQPEPMLELAAETNVGYIIRDAFTWTTTTVQYLSQALRDAQKMTPSPVTLVYRTEPPVTEVWKVKEN, encoded by the coding sequence ATGATGCTGCGAAGGAATTGGGCTCAACACATAGGTCTTTTTTTGGCCGTCATCGGGGTAATACTGGCCTTGTTGTTGGTGAACGGGCACCTGATGCTCGCCGGTGACAACGCGACATACATAGTACTGGGTCAGTCGCTTGCCTTGGGCAAGGGCTATCGCTTGATCAGCGACCCTCGAGAGCCACTGATGGCTCTCTACCCGTTTGGCTACCCGCTGTTATTGGCAGCAGTGCTGCGGCTGACTGGAAACACGCAAGATCTGTTGGCCGCTATTGTGCCCATGAAATTACTTTCAATTGCCTTTTTCGGCGGGTCTCTAGTGCTACTCTATGATCTACTGCAGAAGGAAGGACACTGGCTCGCAACGTTAGTAACGCTTCTCACTGCCGCTAACCCATACATGCTCGGGTTCGCCACCGAAGTGCAGACGGAGATAACGTTCTTCTTCCTTTCGCTGCTGGCATTGTGGCTCTATGAGAAACAGTATGCCTCAGGCCCAAGTTATCGTTGGCTGGCTATGGTTGCCGTGGTGTTGGGGGCATCGTGCTACATCCGCTCTTTGGGCCTCACGTTAGCGGTGGCACTAGGGCTGGCTTTGCTGTTGCGCAGATCATTCCGAGAAGCGATGACTCTTCTCGCCATATCCACAGGGCTGGTTCTGCCTTGGGTGCTCTATGGGATGAGCCTGCCCTCCACGGGCACGCACGTGGCCTTAGGTCGGAGTTATCTGAGTATATATCTGGCGGGCGACCCATATGGCACCTTTGGCTTGACACCGGGCTTTGTCGTCGAGCGTTTAACGCAGAATCTCTACCTATACGGCGTGGAAATATTGCCCTATATGATTTTCCCTCATCTGCAGAGCATGCTGCGCTGGGAGGCAATGCGCTCGGTGTTACCGTTTTTGGCTGCGGGCATCAGCCTCCTGCCGGTTGTGGGTTTGATCAGGAGGTGGCGCAGTGGAGCGCGAGCAATGGAGTGCTATTTTGCCTTGTTTGTACTCTCAACCATTGCGTATCTGTGGGCGCAAGGTCGGCTGCTCGTGCCAGCACTGCCATTGATCCTGTACTACACGTTGCAGGGTCTAGAGGGTGTACTGAGTTTGGGGCAAGCGCTCCTGCGGGGACGGGTGCGAGAGGGTGCTATTTTGCTGACCGCAGTATTACTGCTCTCAGCACTAGTCGTAGACGGGCGGCGGATTGCCCGTAACATTGGGGAGAATATACACCTCTCGACCCTCGAATACTATGACCGTGACGCGCCGCAGTGGTCGAACTACCTGCGTGCGATCTATTGGATTGATGGCGTAGCGCCGCGGGATGTCCACGTTATGTGCCGCAAGGCCGATATCGTGTATTTGCTGACGGGACGGCAGGCGCTGGAATACCCTTATGTACCGCAACCGGAGCCGATGCTGGAATTAGCGGCAGAGACGAATGTGGGCTACATTATCCGCGATGCATTCACGTGGACAACGACCACGGTACAGTATCTTAGCCAGGCGTTGCGGGATGCTCAGAAAATGACGCCCAGTCCGGTAACGCTGGTGTACCGGACCGAGCCGCCAGTAACAGAGGTTTGGAAGGTGAAGGAGAACTGA
- a CDS encoding EamA family transporter has translation MGNPIGLVMIAVALGVTGQLLMKMGMNQVGAIDALSLDIAKSVASNLYVVFGFACYGLSSVFYLLGLSKLDLSVAYPLVGLGYVLVVFFSWALLKEPVDVWRWLGVLLIFGGVWLIGR, from the coding sequence ATGGGCAATCCAATCGGATTGGTTATGATCGCTGTCGCTCTGGGCGTGACAGGACAATTGCTGATGAAAATGGGCATGAATCAAGTGGGCGCAATCGATGCCCTCAGCCTGGACATAGCCAAAAGCGTGGCAAGTAATCTGTACGTTGTCTTTGGCTTCGCCTGCTATGGGTTGTCATCAGTATTCTACCTCTTAGGGCTATCCAAGTTGGACCTGAGCGTAGCCTATCCCCTGGTGGGTCTGGGTTACGTGTTGGTGGTGTTTTTCTCCTGGGCTCTGCTCAAGGAACCGGTTGATGTCTGGCGTTGGCTCGGAGTATTGTTGATTTTCGGTGGCGTGTGGTTGATCGGGCGCTAG
- a CDS encoding class I SAM-dependent methyltransferase, producing the protein MEEVRCNLCGGDSTVPVAQINGFNIVRCQHCGLTYVNPRLNIDEVHAIYDERYYRNEGLQNGNGSQFFGYDDYLGDEENIRLTFAKRLRTIEVYVERGRLLDIGCATGFFLNVARDHGWDVVGTEVSEYSVDYARSHFGLDVRLGTLRDIRFESDTFDVVTMWDVIEHLTDPMGELQEIRRILRPGGLLSIITPNVDSLVARVLGPRWEEFRRVREHLYFFSPRTLAAMLDRVGFVVLKTESADKFFYLGPAVRRMRYYLWDSVATDILYRIVHRLRLDKVRLNVNPFTKVALYARKE; encoded by the coding sequence TTGGAAGAGGTGCGTTGTAATCTTTGCGGTGGAGATAGCACTGTTCCTGTGGCTCAAATCAATGGGTTCAATATCGTTCGGTGCCAGCATTGTGGCCTAACTTATGTGAACCCCCGCCTCAATATTGACGAAGTTCACGCCATCTACGATGAGCGGTATTACCGCAATGAGGGTCTGCAAAATGGCAATGGGTCACAGTTTTTTGGCTACGATGATTATTTGGGTGACGAGGAGAACATCCGGCTGACCTTTGCTAAGCGCCTACGCACCATTGAAGTCTATGTTGAGCGCGGACGGCTATTGGACATCGGGTGTGCAACTGGCTTTTTCCTTAATGTGGCGCGCGACCATGGTTGGGATGTGGTGGGTACAGAAGTCTCGGAATACAGTGTAGACTATGCTCGTTCGCATTTCGGATTAGACGTGCGACTGGGAACTTTGCGGGATATTCGTTTCGAAAGCGACACTTTCGATGTGGTGACGATGTGGGATGTGATTGAGCATCTGACTGACCCGATGGGCGAGTTGCAGGAGATCCGACGGATCCTTCGCCCCGGGGGACTGCTCTCCATCATCACGCCCAATGTAGATAGCCTGGTGGCCCGTGTGTTGGGACCACGCTGGGAGGAATTCCGCCGAGTCCGAGAGCATCTTTACTTCTTCTCGCCCAGGACGCTGGCCGCCATGCTCGATCGCGTTGGTTTCGTGGTGCTCAAGACGGAGAGCGCAGACAAGTTTTTCTATCTGGGTCCTGCCGTCCGACGGATGCGCTACTACCTGTGGGACAGCGTGGCTACGGATATACTTTATCGGATTGTGCATCGCCTGCGGCTGGACAAGGTGCGGCTGAACGTGAATCCATTCACCAAGGTAGCACTTTATGCGCGTAAGGAGTGA
- a CDS encoding glycosyltransferase family 39 protein, with product MNAKRMSRQKWILGMLVGLLVFAILATTLDDFGINWDEPLYMKAATRYLAWLGILRQDLLRGNLGHALSDSVITEWWVQPFELHPPVGKLVAGISWALTRRFAHPIAMFRLGYAAIFALMTMVLFWMVAEIRDTRSATFSVSALLLMPHVFAYANMVALDSLLTSLWVMAVYVFWKVRDKAHWGWTFVLGLLFGLAFGTKFTAILMPATLFLWVLLYRRSRGLFFRLVAMGLIGFATFFLIWPWLYAAPLERLAMYLGAVFGIGQQMGVEFSHATKTQYYLGQVYHGSPWHYPFVLTFATVPATLMLTCLVGGIVFVRAARRDEAAGLVLLNIAVPIAVTATGLSAAYNGVRQFLPVFPYLAALAGTGFGVLADWVEARLSGRGFWLVVLVTVVVALALLIPPARSLVNIHPYELAYYSEWVGGVPGAYRLGLETTFWCDTYIDALPYLNAHAAPGELIWAESPAPLRMYQQLGMLRCDVTIRGGDLVDPYTCDFAVIQARQSGYTTRIREILATRQAVHSLWYNGVLLMAIYHWEKAL from the coding sequence ATGAACGCAAAACGCATGTCGCGTCAAAAGTGGATATTGGGCATGCTTGTCGGCCTGCTGGTTTTCGCTATCTTGGCGACGACGCTGGACGATTTCGGCATTAACTGGGATGAGCCCTTATACATGAAAGCAGCCACGCGCTATCTGGCTTGGTTAGGTATTCTGCGCCAAGATTTGCTGCGCGGAAATCTGGGCCATGCGTTGAGCGACTCGGTAATAACCGAGTGGTGGGTGCAGCCGTTTGAGTTACACCCACCGGTGGGCAAATTGGTAGCAGGCATAAGTTGGGCATTGACCCGCCGCTTCGCTCACCCGATAGCAATGTTCCGATTGGGTTATGCAGCCATTTTCGCCCTGATGACAATGGTCCTTTTCTGGATGGTTGCTGAAATAAGAGATACCAGGAGCGCAACGTTCAGTGTCTCGGCGCTATTGCTCATGCCCCACGTGTTTGCTTACGCTAACATGGTTGCGCTTGACTCCCTGCTTACTTCCCTCTGGGTTATGGCAGTCTATGTTTTCTGGAAAGTGCGCGATAAAGCACACTGGGGTTGGACGTTCGTGCTCGGCCTGCTATTCGGTCTTGCGTTTGGCACCAAATTCACTGCTATATTGATGCCTGCGACCTTGTTCCTGTGGGTTCTTCTCTACCGACGATCGCGGGGGCTTTTCTTCCGCCTGGTCGCCATGGGTCTGATCGGTTTTGCGACGTTCTTCCTGATATGGCCTTGGCTCTACGCTGCACCGCTTGAACGCTTAGCGATGTATTTGGGCGCGGTTTTCGGCATTGGACAGCAGATGGGAGTTGAATTCAGCCATGCTACCAAGACGCAGTACTATCTGGGACAGGTGTATCATGGCTCTCCATGGCATTACCCTTTCGTGCTAACCTTCGCCACTGTCCCTGCGACCTTAATGCTGACTTGTCTGGTCGGTGGAATTGTGTTCGTTCGGGCAGCACGGCGAGACGAGGCAGCGGGGCTTGTACTGCTCAACATCGCTGTGCCGATCGCGGTGACGGCTACCGGTTTATCGGCGGCTTACAATGGTGTGCGCCAGTTCCTGCCGGTGTTCCCCTATCTGGCGGCGCTGGCGGGGACTGGGTTTGGTGTGCTGGCGGATTGGGTAGAGGCTCGGCTGAGTGGTCGCGGGTTCTGGCTTGTGGTGTTGGTCACGGTTGTGGTGGCTCTGGCTTTGCTTATTCCACCAGCGCGCTCGTTGGTTAACATTCATCCATACGAACTGGCGTACTACAGTGAGTGGGTGGGTGGGGTGCCGGGTGCGTATCGTCTCGGTTTAGAGACAACCTTTTGGTGTGACACGTATATAGATGCACTGCCTTATCTCAACGCCCACGCAGCGCCGGGTGAATTGATCTGGGCTGAGAGTCCGGCCCCTTTGCGGATGTACCAACAGTTGGGTATGTTGCGATGCGATGTGACCATCCGAGGTGGCGATCTCGTGGATCCGTATACATGCGATTTTGCGGTGATCCAGGCACGACAGAGTGGATACACTACTCGCATCCGTGAGATATTAGCCACTCGCCAAGCGGTTCATAGCCTGTGGTATAATGGGGTATTACTGATGGCGATCTACCATTGGGAGAAAGCGCTGTGA